A genomic segment from Pistricoccus aurantiacus encodes:
- the rimI gene encoding ribosomal protein S18-alanine N-acetyltransferase, which yields MPEPRLLLLPLDTSWRQALIDLEQQGQPYPWSAAQLRQALDDPLLYISGAIGSGGKLIGYAVLARLPFDAELQAITVAPQWRRQGIARALIEGLVSRARDWQSERLLLEVRAGNAGAIDLYRALGFKEDGRRPGYYMGMGNDREDAILMSRPLVLSMSDST from the coding sequence ATGCCTGAACCTCGGCTCCTACTGTTGCCGCTCGATACCAGCTGGAGGCAGGCGCTGATCGATCTCGAGCAGCAAGGCCAGCCGTACCCCTGGAGCGCGGCTCAACTCCGCCAAGCGCTCGACGATCCGCTGCTTTACATCTCGGGAGCGATTGGCAGTGGCGGGAAGCTGATCGGCTACGCGGTGCTGGCTCGGCTGCCCTTCGACGCGGAGTTGCAGGCCATTACCGTGGCGCCCCAGTGGCGACGTCAAGGTATAGCCAGGGCGCTTATCGAAGGCCTGGTCAGCCGGGCTCGCGATTGGCAAAGCGAGCGCCTGCTGCTGGAAGTGCGTGCCGGCAATGCTGGAGCGATCGACCTGTATCGAGCGCTCGGCTTCAAGGAGGACGGGCGGCGGCCCGGCTATTATATGGGCATGGGAAATGACCGAGAGGACGCTATTTTAATGTCACGTCCTCTGGTTTTGTCGATGTCTGATTCGACCTAG
- a CDS encoding cell division protein ZapB, which produces MSHELFSQLEQKITSAVDALEMLKMEAEELREENARLKQEREEWERRLNGLLSKFEELETSGSAMDAAPSDSPASSETY; this is translated from the coding sequence ATGAGCCACGAACTTTTTAGCCAGCTTGAACAAAAGATCACCAGCGCCGTGGACGCCCTCGAAATGCTCAAGATGGAAGCCGAGGAACTGCGCGAGGAAAACGCGCGATTGAAGCAGGAGCGCGAAGAATGGGAACGCCGTCTGAACGGCCTGCTGAGCAAGTTCGAGGAACTGGAGACCAGCGGCTCTGCGATGGATGCTGCTCCGAGCGATTCTCCCGCATCAAGCGAGACCTACTAG
- the rsmD gene encoding 16S rRNA (guanine(966)-N(2))-methyltransferase RsmD: MKSHRSRHAGSRRASGKPRQPGRLRIIGGAYRRRLLPVLDHPGLRPTPDRVRETLYNWLTDALYGARVLDLYAGTGALGLEALSRGAREAWFVEREPRVALALRDNLATLGAKGQVITADAARFLGNRESPDKLPLFDLVLLDPPFHQGLAADACRTLEDRSWLAQDAWIYVETERELDLCVPATWRLHREVSAGDSRGLLFHRQVAASS, from the coding sequence ATGAAATCTCATCGCTCTCGACACGCCGGCTCGCGCCGCGCTTCCGGCAAACCCCGTCAGCCCGGACGGCTGCGCATCATCGGCGGCGCCTATCGCCGCCGTCTGTTGCCGGTGCTCGATCACCCCGGGCTGCGCCCTACCCCGGACCGGGTTCGCGAGACCCTCTACAACTGGCTGACCGACGCCCTGTATGGAGCGCGAGTGCTGGATCTCTACGCAGGCACCGGCGCCCTGGGACTGGAGGCGCTATCCCGAGGCGCGCGGGAGGCCTGGTTCGTCGAGCGCGAGCCCCGAGTAGCCCTAGCGCTTCGCGACAATCTGGCCACCTTGGGGGCAAAGGGTCAGGTCATTACCGCGGACGCTGCGCGTTTTCTGGGAAATCGAGAATCGCCGGACAAGCTCCCACTCTTCGATCTGGTGCTTCTGGACCCGCCGTTTCACCAAGGCCTGGCGGCGGACGCCTGCCGCACCCTGGAAGATCGAAGCTGGCTGGCTCAAGACGCCTGGATTTATGTGGAAACAGAACGGGAGCTCGATCTCTGCGTGCCGGCGACCTGGCGACTGCATCGCGAGGTAAGTGCTGGAGACAGTCGGGGCCTTCTTTTTCATCGACAGGTCGCAGCGTCATCATGA
- the ftsY gene encoding signal recognition particle-docking protein FtsY, producing MFGIFKRKKKDQQESVEEAHDELKQDDELDRTSQEETFQEDAEAAVGQVDPTDQPAVEFKPDSLEQEAAREALKGDIEPGQAESALDETPVETLRTELAEDATGTAELAEDTAESSEPAKTPAKAEKKGWFARMREGLGKTRANLSDGVADLFLGKKQIDEELMEDLETQLLMADVGIEATSGIIDRLAERVSRKEVRDPQALYRALQDELTALLDGVAMPLALPPKGQGPFVILMVGVNGVGKTTTIGKLTKRFQAEGRSVMLAAGDTFRAAAVEQLKVWGERNRVPVIAQHTGADSASVIYDAVAAAKARKVDVLIADTAGRLHNKGHLMEELKKVQRVMAKLDEQAPHEVMLVLDAGTGQNALAQASTFNEAIPITGITLTKLDGTAKGGIIFALAKQLGTPIRFIGVGEGLDDLRSFVAREFVDALFSQEGAGGRGAAAESAR from the coding sequence ATGTTCGGAATTTTCAAGCGCAAGAAAAAGGATCAGCAGGAGTCGGTAGAAGAGGCCCATGACGAGCTAAAGCAAGACGATGAGCTAGACCGGACTTCTCAAGAAGAGACATTTCAGGAGGACGCCGAGGCTGCCGTCGGCCAGGTGGACCCGACAGATCAACCGGCGGTGGAGTTCAAGCCGGACTCGTTGGAACAGGAAGCGGCGCGGGAGGCCTTGAAAGGCGATATCGAACCCGGCCAGGCGGAAAGCGCCTTGGACGAGACGCCGGTAGAGACGCTTCGTACGGAGTTGGCGGAGGACGCCACCGGGACTGCCGAGTTGGCGGAGGATACCGCCGAGAGTAGTGAGCCAGCAAAAACGCCGGCGAAGGCGGAAAAGAAAGGTTGGTTCGCCCGTATGCGCGAGGGTCTTGGCAAGACCCGCGCCAATCTGTCGGATGGTGTCGCGGATCTGTTTCTGGGCAAGAAGCAGATCGACGAGGAACTGATGGAAGACCTCGAGACTCAGCTGCTGATGGCGGACGTCGGTATCGAGGCCACTTCGGGAATCATCGATCGCCTGGCGGAGCGGGTCTCCCGCAAGGAAGTCAGGGATCCTCAGGCGCTGTACCGCGCCCTGCAGGATGAACTGACGGCGCTTCTCGATGGCGTCGCCATGCCGCTGGCTTTGCCACCCAAGGGCCAGGGACCCTTCGTCATCCTGATGGTGGGGGTCAATGGGGTGGGCAAGACCACCACCATCGGCAAGCTGACCAAGCGTTTCCAGGCGGAAGGGCGCAGCGTGATGCTGGCCGCCGGGGACACCTTTCGCGCCGCGGCGGTGGAGCAGCTCAAGGTATGGGGGGAGCGTAACCGAGTGCCGGTGATCGCCCAGCATACCGGCGCGGACAGCGCCTCGGTGATCTACGATGCGGTGGCCGCCGCCAAGGCGCGCAAGGTCGACGTGCTGATCGCCGATACCGCCGGGCGGCTGCACAATAAAGGCCACCTGATGGAAGAACTCAAGAAGGTGCAGCGGGTGATGGCCAAGCTCGATGAGCAAGCACCCCACGAAGTGATGCTGGTGCTGGATGCGGGCACCGGCCAGAACGCTCTGGCTCAAGCCAGCACCTTCAACGAAGCCATACCGATCACCGGCATTACCCTGACCAAGCTCGACGGCACCGCCAAGGGCGGCATCATCTTTGCCTTGGCCAAGCAGTTGGGTACGCCGATTCGCTTTATCGGCGTGGGAGAAGGCCTGGACGACCTGCGCTCCTTCGTCGCCCGTGAGTTCGTGGATGCCTTGTTCAGCCAGGAGGGTGCGGGCGGCCGAGGCGCTGCTGCCGAGAGTGCCCGCTGA